The following proteins are encoded in a genomic region of Candidatus Schekmanbacteria bacterium:
- a CDS encoding sugar transferase, which yields MKNSTIRKLFVFDKFVADIISIVISFLIAYIIRYIVQDPIFFQPIDSYYDDFSIGIAAWIFFMLRADLYRHKAQLFRFDEFFTILGVGIVATLSMFAYMSLIKETEYARLTFIYSGVFGIILVPASRTFLHMAHNRLRKEGFGIVNVLIVGGGRSGEMLENKIKNHPEIGYRIIGTIKEELVNRDHNSKKEKQQYPIAMKKLLEATFNFVEKNPVDEIIYIRSRSYKEDMMKLVYFCEDRNIRLTLVPDLFEIMTKKIDFSDLGNIPLIRLDQKKPSFIYFFLKRSIDIIFSLIGIIILSPFILLVILIIKLDSPGPAIFKQERIGKNGDPFIMYKFRSMKTYAATLPPTRANEDDPRMTRVGKYLRKFSIDELPQLFNVLKGDMTLVGPRPETALYVDQYTSWQRRRLEITPGITGLAQVNGVRGNIDSVDERVMFDIEYIENQSIILDLKILLATLLVFPFQGKAG from the coding sequence ATGAAAAACAGCACAATAAGAAAACTCTTTGTTTTTGATAAATTTGTTGCTGACATTATATCGATAGTTATTTCATTTCTCATTGCTTATATAATCAGGTATATTGTTCAGGATCCAATTTTTTTCCAACCCATTGATTCCTACTATGATGACTTTTCTATTGGAATTGCTGCATGGATTTTTTTTATGCTTCGCGCCGATTTGTATCGCCATAAAGCGCAATTGTTTCGATTCGATGAGTTTTTTACAATTTTAGGAGTAGGAATTGTTGCTACTCTTTCAATGTTTGCCTATATGTCCCTTATTAAAGAGACAGAGTATGCACGCTTAACTTTTATATACTCAGGTGTCTTTGGAATAATTCTTGTGCCTGCATCAAGGACGTTTCTTCATATGGCTCACAACAGATTGAGAAAAGAAGGATTCGGGATTGTCAATGTCCTTATTGTAGGGGGTGGAAGGTCGGGTGAAATGCTCGAAAACAAGATAAAAAACCATCCTGAGATTGGATATAGGATTATAGGGACGATTAAAGAAGAACTTGTCAATAGAGATCACAACAGCAAGAAGGAGAAACAACAATATCCCATTGCAATGAAGAAGCTTTTGGAAGCAACATTCAACTTTGTAGAAAAAAATCCAGTTGACGAAATCATTTATATAAGGTCAAGAAGTTATAAAGAAGATATGATGAAACTCGTCTATTTCTGTGAAGATAGAAATATTCGCCTTACTTTAGTTCCTGACTTGTTTGAAATAATGACAAAAAAAATAGATTTCTCTGATTTAGGAAACATTCCATTGATACGCCTTGACCAGAAAAAGCCGTCATTTATCTATTTTTTTCTGAAAAGAAGTATAGATATTATCTTCTCCTTGATAGGGATTATTATTCTTTCTCCTTTTATCTTATTGGTGATTTTGATTATCAAACTCGATTCACCGGGTCCTGCAATTTTTAAACAGGAAAGAATAGGGAAAAATGGCGATCCATTTATAATGTATAAATTCAGGTCAATGAAAACATATGCAGCCACGCTTCCACCAACAAGGGCTAATGAAGATGACCCTCGAATGACAAGGGTAGGGAAGTATTTGCGCAAATTCAGTATCGATGAATTGCCTCAACTTTTTAATGTACTGAAGGGTGATATGACTTTGGTTGGGCCAAGGCCTGAAACTGCGCTTTATGTTGACCAATATACAAGCTGGCAAAGACGCCGCCTTGAAATAACGCCGGGAATTACGGGACTTGCACAGGTAA
- a CDS encoding tetratricopeptide repeat protein, which produces MRRVLVGLLAVAMAIVLYACETVPQTPDPSGYYLKAKMDFNAKRYDDAIKSYQKGLEIKPNDPDGLFGIALSNYKLKKYPEAEQGFRKVVEVKPDYKEAHYYIGKILIENGKIEEAIKEFQQELAQNPDHIDSIYSMGTASYQVKNYKEANKYFEKYIDILSKKIAESEAELAKKKSEKDKKEWQDYINALKQERAKFQQYNGYCCMFLGRYDDAVTNLQKVLEYNPNDVYTLLNIGQIYFSQGNTDKALEYFTKASKAEPENATALFKIGSVYYQRNEYDKALEKLNECLRFDNNNLEAHRLVGWIYFREKKDYDNALFHLKEVKRINPQYSDISEIEKLISFIEKSKDSK; this is translated from the coding sequence ATGAGAAGAGTTTTAGTAGGGCTTTTGGCAGTTGCAATGGCAATAGTCTTATATGCCTGCGAGACAGTACCTCAAACCCCTGACCCGAGTGGTTATTATTTGAAAGCAAAGATGGATTTCAATGCAAAACGCTATGATGACGCAATAAAATCCTATCAAAAGGGTCTTGAGATCAAACCAAATGACCCGGACGGTCTTTTTGGTATTGCTCTTTCCAATTATAAACTTAAAAAGTATCCGGAAGCTGAACAGGGATTCAGAAAAGTCGTTGAGGTTAAGCCTGATTATAAAGAAGCTCATTACTATATAGGAAAAATTCTTATTGAAAATGGGAAAATAGAAGAAGCAATAAAAGAATTTCAACAAGAGCTCGCTCAAAATCCTGACCATATAGACTCCATTTATTCTATGGGTACGGCTAGCTATCAAGTAAAAAATTATAAAGAGGCGAATAAGTATTTTGAAAAATATATAGACATCCTTTCAAAGAAAATCGCTGAATCTGAAGCCGAGCTTGCTAAAAAGAAGAGTGAGAAAGATAAAAAGGAATGGCAGGATTATATAAATGCTCTCAAACAGGAAAGAGCAAAATTTCAGCAATATAATGGCTACTGTTGTATGTTTTTAGGCCGTTATGATGACGCAGTAACAAATCTTCAAAAGGTGTTGGAGTATAATCCTAATGATGTATATACTCTGCTGAACATAGGTCAGATATATTTCAGTCAAGGGAATACGGATAAGGCATTGGAATATTTTACCAAAGCATCGAAGGCAGAACCTGAAAATGCGACAGCTCTATTTAAGATTGGCTCCGTCTATTATCAACGTAATGAGTATGATAAAGCACTTGAAAAACTCAATGAATGCTTAAGATTTGATAACAACAATCTTGAAGCACATCGCCTTGTTGGATGGATTTATTTCCGCGAGAAAAAGGATTATGACAATGCTCTCTTTCACCTAAAAGAGGTAAAAAGAATAAATCCACAGTATAGTGATATAAGTGAAATAGAAAAGCTTATTTCTTTTATTGAGAAATCAAAAGATAGTAAATAA